CTGGCTTCTAAGTAAGGAGATCGATTTACATTTTTGCAttcctttcttttttttatttcttcccGCGCATCTCTGTTGTTTCGTCCGCTTTTTCCAGGCAAATTTGTTTGCGATGCCTCATTtatgttattctatatctacatatgtactaataacTTATTAAGCGAATTTACCTATTATGATTTACGTTGTTAATCATATAAATGTGAAATGAGAAAGCGGTCTACAAATAGACTATTTTAGTTTTATGATTGCTTTTATATGATTTgttgcagcacccccagaaaatttatgaaaaacatTCTGGGGGCGCTGAAGCACCGTAGTTTTTATGCACGAGCCGTCACTGGCTATCTTCACGATATCACGATCTTCAAAATATGCTACGACGTCatcaagtctaaatccatagatgactctatggattaattaattaattgttgatttcgtgttctttagcctctcgaaatagactgatttgtgtaataaaatatgctgcaatttttgtaattagttgtctagaaaggcgcattggggtttacctgttaggccttcctggtatatatgtatatctatgtaaaataaaaataaaaatatgaaaagctatttttttaaactgtGGCGGCATTATTATGACAAAACATAAAGATCCATTTGAAAAGACTCAAATAAGCCTTTATCAGAATTATGctactttattaaaaataatactagcCTTCATCAGAACGGTAATTTAATTATTAcgctcgcccaaaagacaatttttgccactaaaatcgtgaatacggaatatttggcaattgagttttcgttagtatgatggacttttcggtaaacggactactagtcatatgtgaaccagtcacaggacaatcggtcgctctagatcggtcacacgtgatcacccgtctcactaaaactggtcacgagaaaactggtcacacccgaaaattggtctcgaaaaaactggtcacatccaaaaattcgaccatttTTAATTTCAGACTAGTAATCAGCGAACCGGATTTTTAGGCTGTcagatgttccattatagaGAATTtaatgacttttgggcgagcactttgtgagcaataatcaccgaaccatcagAACACGTGCAAAATCCATTGACAGAAAATCACAAAAACGTTAATCTAAGTTCTTTTATGCTGCAAACTGAAATGGTAAATTATTGAATTAAGTAATGCTTTTTACTTTACAAATTCGTGTAAAAATCACTTCTTATTCAAATATCTTATCTACCctataatgtttatttacatatgtgtgtaacaACCGTTAATATTGAATACTGTGACATTACCTTTGGTGCACACATTCAATATTCAATTCCAtgaaaaaatgttgcaaattagAGAAGGCTGTTACTTTGGTTGTTAGTACAGAATTTATTTGGCGGCTTGGGTTGTATCTGTCATTTGCTTTTATTCTTCCCAATAAGCTAATTAGACTGCAAAATGTAAGTTTTTCcgactaaataatatttatgttctTAGAATACCtactttttgaaaattttcttttttacttcgTACAAGTTcggcaaaacattaaaatttatgtcAAATTTTTGTAGGTTAAATGTTAATTGTTGtctaaattttatgattttttttcatttcagggATTTCTCCGTGACAAAAATCTTCACAAAAGAAAGGTCAAACATACgtgataaaatgaataaaatgaagCCATTCGAATTGAACACGCACAAACCAATGAATGAACAACTACACACAATAGATATACATCCTGGTCATGTAGAGTTCTCTGATTTGGCTCAAAAGATGAAACCAGTGTTGGTCGAAGGCCTCGAATATATAACGGGAATATTGGGATATATTGAAGACAGCTCGCCGAAATCCGCCGCCAACGACGATGATAACCAAAGAAACTCTGGAAAACCGATTGATGGCGCTTTATTGTGGGCACACATAGCGCTGTACAGCGACGAAAAAACCGAACATTTTGATTGTTCTCAATGTAGAGGAGAGGAACATGTAATGCCACAAAATATTGTTTAGAGATAAGTAAATGTTTTTAGAAtgtataatttgataaattgaTTTTCAGACTATACAGTTACTAGATTCCGACACTTTGCCTGGAATTTTAGTAGCTTGTAGGTCTTTACGACCAGGTCAACGAGGTCAGTTTCTATTACCACCAGATACTATGTATGGTGAGCTTGGATGTCCTCCGTCAGTACCAAAATCTTGTACAgttttaatgataatatattCTCTGAAGTGGATAGATATCATGGCTCCACAGAGGTGATTTACTATACGTTTAATATttggaattacatacatacctatatttatgtaatattgtttttaacgTTTTTAGATATGCAGAACTCAATGAAgatgataaaaaagattttgcgGCTAATTTGAGTTGGATGCAAAGCACCGATGAAGCTGCTGCTaatgaatttcaaataaaaaaatataagcctGCTCTGTcttattatcaaaaattatttgaaatgttaaaaaatagcgaAATTAATGCTGATAATCACagtaaaatttattcattcaaGATTAAAACTTTGCTGAACGTTGCTACCTGCCAAATAATGCTGTCAAAACCTTTTATTGCATTATCAAATCTGGAAGAAGCCGCTGGTTTAGGAAATTGTAAAAGTAACTGTAAATATATGTTCACTAGGGGCAGATGTCATCTGATGATGCATCAGTATGAAGaggcttttaaatatttaatggcAGCTTTAGATTTGGAACCCAATAACACTCAGATTGCAGATGAATTGCTGAAACTTGATCCTATAATAACTAAGCATAGAAATGATGAAAAATCTTTATTCAGAAATATGTTT
This genomic interval from Arctopsyche grandis isolate Sample6627 chromosome 8, ASM5162203v2, whole genome shotgun sequence contains the following:
- the LOC143915175 gene encoding inactive peptidyl-prolyl cis-trans isomerase FKBP6-like isoform X2, which encodes MYCDNIRLISGLLFFTIKFAKRILTRLLYRPSRTRDFSVTKIFTKERSNIRDKMNKMKPFELNTHKPMNEQLHTIDIHPGHVEFSDLAQKMKPVLVEGLEYITGILGYIEDSSPKSAANDDDNQRNSGKPIDGALLWAHIALYSDEKTEHFDCSQCRGEEHTIQLLDSDTLPGILVACRSLRPGQRGQFLLPPDTMYGELGCPPSVPKSCTVLMIIYSLKWIDIMAPQRYAELNEDDKKDFAANLSWMQSTDEAAANEFQIKKYKPALSYYQKLFEMLKNSEINADNHSKIYSFKIKTLLNVATCQIMLSKPFIALSNLEEAAGLGNCKSNCKYMFTRGRCHLMMHQYEEAFKYLMAALDLEPNNTQIADELLKLDPIITKHRNDEKSLFRNMFTTVDNSVSNFTIDKVYTEDLIKKVCKHMTDLGYSYFPVPKLLLKEEEEILNNVVDTIDNVRIISKTWPEKEVHKYFAVTGKTKSK
- the LOC143915175 gene encoding inactive peptidyl-prolyl cis-trans isomerase FKBP6-like isoform X4, which gives rise to MDFSVTKIFTKERSNIRDKMNKMKPFELNTHKPMNEQLHTIDIHPGHVEFSDLAQKMKPVLVEGLEYITGILGYIEDSSPKSAANDDDNQRNSGKPIDGALLWAHIALYSDEKTEHFDCSQCRGEEHTIQLLDSDTLPGILVACRSLRPGQRGQFLLPPDTMYGELGCPPSVPKSCTVLMIIYSLKWIDIMAPQRYAELNEDDKKDFAANLSWMQSTDEAAANEFQIKKYKPALSYYQKLFEMLKNSEINADNHSKIYSFKIKTLLNVATCQIMLSKPFIALSNLEEAAGLGNCKSNCKYMFTRGRCHLMMHQYEEAFKYLMAALDLEPNNTQIADELLKLDPIITKHRNDEKSLFRNMFTTVDNSVSNFTIDKVYTEDLIKKVCKHMTDLGYSYFPVPKLLLKEEEEILNNVVDTIDNVRIISKTWPEKEVHKYFAVTGKTKSK
- the LOC143915175 gene encoding inactive peptidyl-prolyl cis-trans isomerase FKBP6-like isoform X1, which gives rise to MCPSRPFMFRRCIQPSVILPFEMISYTSLFRIGRIGETSEAFVKFATLGDSDVDEVHTDFSVTKIFTKERSNIRDKMNKMKPFELNTHKPMNEQLHTIDIHPGHVEFSDLAQKMKPVLVEGLEYITGILGYIEDSSPKSAANDDDNQRNSGKPIDGALLWAHIALYSDEKTEHFDCSQCRGEEHTIQLLDSDTLPGILVACRSLRPGQRGQFLLPPDTMYGELGCPPSVPKSCTVLMIIYSLKWIDIMAPQRYAELNEDDKKDFAANLSWMQSTDEAAANEFQIKKYKPALSYYQKLFEMLKNSEINADNHSKIYSFKIKTLLNVATCQIMLSKPFIALSNLEEAAGLGNCKSNCKYMFTRGRCHLMMHQYEEAFKYLMAALDLEPNNTQIADELLKLDPIITKHRNDEKSLFRNMFTTVDNSVSNFTIDKVYTEDLIKKVCKHMTDLGYSYFPVPKLLLKEEEEILNNVVDTIDNVRIISKTWPEKEVHKYFAVTGKTKSK
- the LOC143915175 gene encoding inactive peptidyl-prolyl cis-trans isomerase FKBP6-like isoform X3, with amino-acid sequence MATSTIGRIGETSEAFVKFATLGDSDVDEVHTDFSVTKIFTKERSNIRDKMNKMKPFELNTHKPMNEQLHTIDIHPGHVEFSDLAQKMKPVLVEGLEYITGILGYIEDSSPKSAANDDDNQRNSGKPIDGALLWAHIALYSDEKTEHFDCSQCRGEEHTIQLLDSDTLPGILVACRSLRPGQRGQFLLPPDTMYGELGCPPSVPKSCTVLMIIYSLKWIDIMAPQRYAELNEDDKKDFAANLSWMQSTDEAAANEFQIKKYKPALSYYQKLFEMLKNSEINADNHSKIYSFKIKTLLNVATCQIMLSKPFIALSNLEEAAGLGNCKSNCKYMFTRGRCHLMMHQYEEAFKYLMAALDLEPNNTQIADELLKLDPIITKHRNDEKSLFRNMFTTVDNSVSNFTIDKVYTEDLIKKVCKHMTDLGYSYFPVPKLLLKEEEEILNNVVDTIDNVRIISKTWPEKEVHKYFAVTGKTKSK